In the Engraulis encrasicolus isolate BLACKSEA-1 chromosome 9, IST_EnEncr_1.0, whole genome shotgun sequence genome, one interval contains:
- the nktr gene encoding NK-tumor recognition protein isoform X2, which yields MWVKERPQCYFDVEINREPVGRIVFQLFSDICPKTSKNFRCLCTGEKGTSKATGKKLCYKGSTFHRIVKNFMIQGGDFTEGNGRGGESIYGGYFEDENFILKHDKAFLLSMANRGKDTNGSQFFITTKTAAHLDGVHVVFGVVISGFEVIRNIESLKTDSASRPYADVRVVDCGQLITKSANDVLRGKRKRSALQSADSSLSSSESPSSFSSEESAGEEEERRRRRHHHRRRRGGKSKHSRKKKRGSRRRETGAETGPSDLNRPVEQQEAQQEEQPLPQQHPQEVEDEDGDKEQSVRREKPVVRPEEIPPVPENRFLLRRDASVPEQNPNMSVPALHSARENISTEAEIAAATSVDLLKPTVTKSGRKIKGRGTMRYHTPPGLKSGSESEDARGSSETPPHWKEEMQRLKSYQEPSVEKWSKEDRWDDPGASPWSRSRSVEQSQGHGSNHSSPSRHHRKERKKSKHKKKNKKHKHSKRHKSSKHRPKGSPLSDGERSKVTTLAERRSRSPSSSRGSLRRRWSGSDRKGRWTASSRNSRSYSRSRSRSYSRSYSRSPRKARSSSRSRSWTRSRSRSVSRGRPRSRSRTRSYSLSRSRSRSSSRSRSRSRTRSRSRSDSRSRYRGRPRRRQASRSPRKGKLIDSTKPKTVPLQQVVQSTELKAPAASSASESAPVLPLSDSPPPSRWKPGQKPWKPSYVRVQEIKEKTKPPTVQTGVFANSALQKQLASTGLPVMQKVQGPLGQHKGRGPRSPYRHSRSASSSSRSRSRSYSRSHSRGRSRSSLHSSGRYDSRSSSYSRSDSYDSPRRGSSKRLPSEHQARKRPHSPLEHQTRKHPHGSLKVGHNDAKYMLPSAGQEYVAAPYRGDGDSILRDSVYNQNGSKGQKEVIAASPYGSGMLQRPKLPLAEESKSTSTWEGSTDVPETKQVPSFHERHPSGGWDSDSDSDEPLIKQKFLKRVSDKEEGEATSESDGVGHLSPAQKPQNMHQEMPHLLAPAMSREPMGEHQTQDERSGGADKHKSKKAKRKHKHKRRSSVKSGNQHSKSKTKRSKKKHQKPTKETFHWQPPLEFGEEGEEDDTLVQGKNAKRGRRGAMAEAFKPQEKPKDPQERGYSSSQDTPMSAKDEDDSIKRGKSSHSHRSPAQHQAHLTSDVRSANGGAQHHKGAPEHQQQEEEDDDHMEICTPDHQTVPEIITEPSGHIVVEMTHKLTKGTEKEKDQPTSTEAHQQGGPADSQAPSSILEDQVLDPKWKPLKGITAQQAASVMSTVLRSHRSSGHLEGKASGLKIEIKSKSRVRPGSLFDEVRKTARLNQRPRNQDSSSDERSNSETEDRPGSRSRSGGSKSRSASRHRSHSRGRSHSYSRSRSRSSSYSSRSYSRSRSRRRYSRGRPRSRSSTYRSYRSRSHSRSYSPRRRARSHSYSSSSRSRSRSTNRGRRRGRSRSYRSYSRSSSRHSHSSRYS from the exons aTGTGGGTGAAGGAGCGGCCGCAGTGCTACTTTGACGTGGAGATCAACCGAGAGCCAG TTGGGCGCATTGTGTTTCAGCTGTTCTCTGATATCTGTCCTAAGACCAGCAAGAACTTCCGCTGCTTGTGCACTG gtGAAAAAGGAACCAGCAAAGCGACAGGGAAAAAGCTCTGCTATAAAGGTTCCACTTTCCACCGCATCGTCAAGAACTTCATGATACAAGGTGGAGACTTCACCGAGG GCAATGGCCGAGGCGGGGAGTCGATATACGGGGGCTATTTTGAAG ATGAGAACTTTATTCTCAAACACGACAAGGCCTTCCTGTTGTCGATGGCCAATCGTGGCAAGGACACCAACGGCTCCCAGTTCTTCAT CACTACAAAGACGGCGGCTCACCTGGATGG GGTTCACGTGGTGTTCGGGGTGGTGATCTCTGGGTTCGAGGTGATCCGGAACATCGAGAGCCTGAAAACGGACTCAGCCAGCCGGCCCTATGCAGACGTCAGGGTGGTTGACTGCGGACAACTAATCACCAAATCTGCTAacgatg tCCTCAGAGGCAAGAGGAAAAGGAGTGCGTTGCAGTCGGCTGACTCCTCTCTCAGTTCCTCCGAGTCTCCATCCAGCTTCTCCTCGGAGGAGtcggcaggggaggaggaggagagaaggaggcgcAGGCACCACCACCGCAGGAGAAGGGGGGGCAAGAGCAAGCACtccaggaagaagaagaggggatcGCGGAGGAGAGAGACGGGAGCTGAAACCGGACCCTCAGATCTaaacag GCCTGTTGAACAACAGGAGGCACAGCAGGAAGAGCAGCCACTGCCCCAGCAACATCCACAGGAAGTGGAGGATGAAGACGGAGATAAGGAGCAGAGCGTGCGGAGGGAGAAGCCCGTGGTCCGGCCCGAGGAGATCCCGCCGGTCCCGGAGAACCGTTTTCTGCTGCGGAGGGACGCTTCGGTTCCGGAGCAGAACCCAAACATGTCAGTCCCAGCTTTGCATTCCGCCAGGGAGAACATAAG TACTGAGGCAGAGATTGCTGCTGCTACATCGGTAGACCTCTTAAAACCAACCGTCACCAAGTCTGGGAGGAAGATCAAGGGCAGGGGAACGATG CGATACCACACACCCCCTGGCCTGAAGTCTGGCTCGGAGTCGGAGGATGCTCGGGGGAGCAGCGAGACTCCCCCACACTGGAAAGAGGAGATGCAGCGGCTGAAGAGCTACCAGGAGCCCAGTGTGGAGAAGTGGAGCAAAGAAGACAG ATGGGATGACCCAGGTGCCAGCCCCTGGTCTAGGTCAAGATCAGTTGAGCAGTCACAAGGTCACGGATCAAACCACTCCAGCCCGTCCCGCCATCACAGAAAAGAACGGAAGAAATCCAAGCAcaagaaaaagaacaagaaacACAAGCATTCAAAAAGGCACAAGAGCTCGAAGCACAGGCCAAAGGGCTCACCGTTGTCTGATGGGGAGAGGTCAAAGGTGACGACCCTTGCGGAGAGGAGGTCACGCTCACCATCTTCCTCCAGGGGCTCCCTCAGGAGACGCTGGTCAGGATCGGACAGGAAGGGTCGCTGGACCGCCTCGTCTCGTAACTCAAGATCTTATTCCCGCTCCAGAAGCAGGTCCTACTCTCGCAGCTACTCCAGGTCACCCAGGAAGGCAAGGTCGTCTTCTAGGTCAAGGAGCTGGACGCGCTCCAGGAGCCGCTCAGTGTCCAGAGGCAGGCCGAGGTCTAGGTCACGGACAAGGTCTTATTCACTGTCGAGATCAAGGAGTAGGTCGTCGTCTCGCTCGAGGTCCAGAAGCAGGACGAGGTCACGATCCAGGTCGGACAGCAGGTCCAGATACAGAGGCAGGCCGAGGAGACGGCAGGCCTCCAGATCTCCTCGTAAGGGAAAGTTAATCGACAGCACGAAACCCAAGACTGTTCCGCTGCAGCAGGTTGTTCAAAGCACAGAACTGAAAGCCCCAGCCGCCTCCTCCGCGTCCGAGAGTGCTCCAGTGCTCCCTCTCAGCGACAGCCCACCGCCATCTCGCTGGAAACCAGGACAGAAACCGTGGAAACCATCGTATGTCCGCGTCCAGGAGATCAAAGAGAAGACCAAACCACCCACGGTGCAAACTGGTGTATTTGCAAACTCAGCCTTACAGAAGCAGCTTGCGTCCACAGGGCTGCCTGTGATGCAGAAGGTTCAGGGACCCCTGGGGCAGCACAAGGGCCGGGGCCCCCGGAGCCCCTATCGCCACTCCCGTAGTGCCTCCTCCAGCAGCCGCTCTCGCAGCCGCTCGTACAGCCGCTCTCACAGCAGGGGGCGCTCTAGATCCTCGCTGCACTCTTCCGGTCGCTACGATAGCCGGTCCTCGTCATACAGCCGCTCGGACTCATACGACTCACCCAGACGAGGAAGCTCAAAGAGATTACCCTCGGAGCACCAGGCTAGAAAACGCCCCCACTCCCCGTTAGAGCATCAGACGAGAAAACACCCCCACGGATCCCTAAAGGTCGGCCACAACGACGCCAAGTACATGCTTCCCAGTGCAGGTCAGGAGTATGTGGCGGCACCATACAGAGGTGATGGGGATAGCATCCTTAGAGATTCTGTTTACAATCAGAACGGGTCCAAGGGGCAGAAAGAAGTGATCGCTGCGTCACCCTATGGTAGCGGAATGCTCCAACGTCCAAAGCTTCCACTTGCAGAGGAATCCAAAAGCACGTCTACTTGGGAAGGATCCACCGACGTTCCTGAGACAAAGCAGGTGCCCTCTTTCCACGAAAGGCATCCGTCGGGCGGCTGGGACTCAGACAGTGATTCTGACGAGCCGCTGATCAAGCAGAAGTTTTTGAAACGCGTATCTGACAAAGAGGAAGGCGAGGCTACGTCTGAGTCTGATGGCGTTGGCCACCTCTCACCAGCACAGAAACCCCAAAACATGCACCAAGAAATGCCTCATCTTCTAGCTCCTGCCATGTCAAGAGAACCGATGGGTGAACACCAGACTCAGGACGAGCGTTCCGGAGGAGCAGACAAACACAAGTCCAAGAAAGCCAAGCGGAAACACAAGCACAAGAGGAGAAGCTCTGTGAAGTCTGGAAACCAGCACTCGAAATCCAAAACGAAACGGTCGAAGAAGAAGCACCAAAAGCCGACGAAAGAGACATTCCACTGGCAGCCTCCTCTAGAGTtcggagaggaaggagaggaggacgacACTCTGGTGCAAGGGAAGAATGCCAAGCGGGGCAGACGGGGCGCCATGGCAGAAGCTTTCAAACCACAAGAGAAGCCCAAGGATCCACAAGAGAGAGGCTACTCTTCCTCTCAGGATACGCCCATGTCAGcaaaagatgaggatgactcaatAAAAAGGGGAAAGTCGAGCCACAGCCACAGGAGCCCAGCACAGCACCAGGCCCACCTCACCAGCGACGTCAGGAGCGCCAATGGAGGAGCACAACACCACAAGGGGGCGCCAGAGCATCAGCagcaggaagaagaagatgatgaccACATGGAGATCTGCACCCCTGACCATCAGACCGTTCCGGAAATCATCACCGAGCCCTCGGGGCACATCGTCGTGGAAATGACGCACAAGCTGACCAAAGGcacggagaaggagaaggaccAACCCACGTCAACGGAGGCGCATCAGCAGGGGGGCCCAGCAGACAGCCAAGCACCCAGCAGCATCTTGGAGGACCAAGTGCTTGACCCCAAGTGGAAGCCGCTGAAGggcatcacagcacagcaggccGCCAGTGTCATGTCCACTGTCCTCAG GTCCCACAGGTCCTCGGGCCACCTGGAGGGCAAGGCGTCCGGGCTGAAAATCGAGATAAAGAGCAAGAGCCGAGTACGTCCGGGCTCCCTGTTCGATGAGGTGCGCAAGACGGCGCGTCTGAACCAGCGGCCTCGCAACCAGGACAGTTCCAGCGATGAGCGGTCTAATTCGGAGACCGAGGACCGGCCTGGCAGCCGCAGCAGGTCCGGCGGTTCCAAATCGCGCTCGGCGTCACGCCACCGCTCTCACTCCAGGGGGCGCTCACACTCCTACTCACGCAGCAGGTCCCGGAGCTCCAGCTACTCATCCAG GAGTTACAGTCGCAGTCGCAGCAGGAGAAGATACAGCAGGGGGCGTCCTCGCTCCAGAAGCAGCACATACAGGAGTTaccgcag CAGGAGTCACTCCAGAAGCTACTCCCCTCGCAGGAGGGCCAG GTCCCACTCGTACAGCTCCTCCAGTCGCAGTAGAAGTCGCAGCACCAACAGAGGGCGACGCAGAGGAAGgagcag GTCTTACCGATCGTACAGTAGAAGCTCCTCCAGACACAGTCACAGCAGCAGATacagctaa
- the nktr gene encoding NK-tumor recognition protein isoform X3 → MWVKERPQCYFDVEINREPVGRIVFQLFSDICPKTSKNFRCLCTGEKGTSKATGKKLCYKGSTFHRIVKNFMIQGGDFTEGNGRGGESIYGGYFEDENFILKHDKAFLLSMANRGKDTNGSQFFITTKTAAHLDGVHVVFGVVISGFEVIRNIESLKTDSASRPYADVRVVDCGQLITKSANDVLRGKRKRSALQSADSSLSSSESPSSFSSEESAGEEEERRRRRHHHRRRRGGKSKHSRKKKRGSRRRETGAETGPSDLNRPVEQQEAQQEEQPLPQQHPQEVEDEDGDKEQSVRREKPVVRPEEIPPVPENRFLLRRDASVPEQNPNITEAEIAAATSVDLLKPTVTKSGRKIKGRGTMRYHTPPGLKSGSESEDARGSSETPPHWKEEMQRLKSYQEPSVEKWSKEDRWDDPGASPWSRSRSVEQSQGHGSNHSSPSRHHRKERKKSKHKKKNKKHKHSKRHKSSKHRPKGSPLSDGERSKVTTLAERRSRSPSSSRGSLRRRWSGSDRKGRWTASSRNSRSYSRSRSRSYSRSYSRSPRKARSSSRSRSWTRSRSRSVSRGRPRSRSRTRSYSLSRSRSRSSSRSRSRSRTRSRSRSDSRSRYRGRPRRRQASRSPRKGKLIDSTKPKTVPLQQVVQSTELKAPAASSASESAPVLPLSDSPPPSRWKPGQKPWKPSYVRVQEIKEKTKPPTVQTGVFANSALQKQLASTGLPVMQKVQGPLGQHKGRGPRSPYRHSRSASSSSRSRSRSYSRSHSRGRSRSSLHSSGRYDSRSSSYSRSDSYDSPRRGSSKRLPSEHQARKRPHSPLEHQTRKHPHGSLKVGHNDAKYMLPSAGQEYVAAPYRGDGDSILRDSVYNQNGSKGQKEVIAASPYGSGMLQRPKLPLAEESKSTSTWEGSTDVPETKQVPSFHERHPSGGWDSDSDSDEPLIKQKFLKRVSDKEEGEATSESDGVGHLSPAQKPQNMHQEMPHLLAPAMSREPMGEHQTQDERSGGADKHKSKKAKRKHKHKRRSSVKSGNQHSKSKTKRSKKKHQKPTKETFHWQPPLEFGEEGEEDDTLVQGKNAKRGRRGAMAEAFKPQEKPKDPQERGYSSSQDTPMSAKDEDDSIKRGKSSHSHRSPAQHQAHLTSDVRSANGGAQHHKGAPEHQQQEEEDDDHMEICTPDHQTVPEIITEPSGHIVVEMTHKLTKGTEKEKDQPTSTEAHQQGGPADSQAPSSILEDQVLDPKWKPLKGITAQQAASVMSTVLRSHRSSGHLEGKASGLKIEIKSKSRVRPGSLFDEVRKTARLNQRPRNQDSSSDERSNSETEDRPGSRSRSGGSKSRSASRHRSHSRGRSHSYSRSRSRSSSYSSRSYSRSRSRRRYSRGRPRSRSSTYRSYRSRSYSRSHSRSYSPRRRARSHSYSSSSRSRSRSTNRGRRRGRSRSYRSYSRSSSRHSHSSRYS, encoded by the exons aTGTGGGTGAAGGAGCGGCCGCAGTGCTACTTTGACGTGGAGATCAACCGAGAGCCAG TTGGGCGCATTGTGTTTCAGCTGTTCTCTGATATCTGTCCTAAGACCAGCAAGAACTTCCGCTGCTTGTGCACTG gtGAAAAAGGAACCAGCAAAGCGACAGGGAAAAAGCTCTGCTATAAAGGTTCCACTTTCCACCGCATCGTCAAGAACTTCATGATACAAGGTGGAGACTTCACCGAGG GCAATGGCCGAGGCGGGGAGTCGATATACGGGGGCTATTTTGAAG ATGAGAACTTTATTCTCAAACACGACAAGGCCTTCCTGTTGTCGATGGCCAATCGTGGCAAGGACACCAACGGCTCCCAGTTCTTCAT CACTACAAAGACGGCGGCTCACCTGGATGG GGTTCACGTGGTGTTCGGGGTGGTGATCTCTGGGTTCGAGGTGATCCGGAACATCGAGAGCCTGAAAACGGACTCAGCCAGCCGGCCCTATGCAGACGTCAGGGTGGTTGACTGCGGACAACTAATCACCAAATCTGCTAacgatg tCCTCAGAGGCAAGAGGAAAAGGAGTGCGTTGCAGTCGGCTGACTCCTCTCTCAGTTCCTCCGAGTCTCCATCCAGCTTCTCCTCGGAGGAGtcggcaggggaggaggaggagagaaggaggcgcAGGCACCACCACCGCAGGAGAAGGGGGGGCAAGAGCAAGCACtccaggaagaagaagaggggatcGCGGAGGAGAGAGACGGGAGCTGAAACCGGACCCTCAGATCTaaacag GCCTGTTGAACAACAGGAGGCACAGCAGGAAGAGCAGCCACTGCCCCAGCAACATCCACAGGAAGTGGAGGATGAAGACGGAGATAAGGAGCAGAGCGTGCGGAGGGAGAAGCCCGTGGTCCGGCCCGAGGAGATCCCGCCGGTCCCGGAGAACCGTTTTCTGCTGCGGAGGGACGCTTCGGTTCCGGAGCAGAACCCAAACAT TACTGAGGCAGAGATTGCTGCTGCTACATCGGTAGACCTCTTAAAACCAACCGTCACCAAGTCTGGGAGGAAGATCAAGGGCAGGGGAACGATG CGATACCACACACCCCCTGGCCTGAAGTCTGGCTCGGAGTCGGAGGATGCTCGGGGGAGCAGCGAGACTCCCCCACACTGGAAAGAGGAGATGCAGCGGCTGAAGAGCTACCAGGAGCCCAGTGTGGAGAAGTGGAGCAAAGAAGACAG ATGGGATGACCCAGGTGCCAGCCCCTGGTCTAGGTCAAGATCAGTTGAGCAGTCACAAGGTCACGGATCAAACCACTCCAGCCCGTCCCGCCATCACAGAAAAGAACGGAAGAAATCCAAGCAcaagaaaaagaacaagaaacACAAGCATTCAAAAAGGCACAAGAGCTCGAAGCACAGGCCAAAGGGCTCACCGTTGTCTGATGGGGAGAGGTCAAAGGTGACGACCCTTGCGGAGAGGAGGTCACGCTCACCATCTTCCTCCAGGGGCTCCCTCAGGAGACGCTGGTCAGGATCGGACAGGAAGGGTCGCTGGACCGCCTCGTCTCGTAACTCAAGATCTTATTCCCGCTCCAGAAGCAGGTCCTACTCTCGCAGCTACTCCAGGTCACCCAGGAAGGCAAGGTCGTCTTCTAGGTCAAGGAGCTGGACGCGCTCCAGGAGCCGCTCAGTGTCCAGAGGCAGGCCGAGGTCTAGGTCACGGACAAGGTCTTATTCACTGTCGAGATCAAGGAGTAGGTCGTCGTCTCGCTCGAGGTCCAGAAGCAGGACGAGGTCACGATCCAGGTCGGACAGCAGGTCCAGATACAGAGGCAGGCCGAGGAGACGGCAGGCCTCCAGATCTCCTCGTAAGGGAAAGTTAATCGACAGCACGAAACCCAAGACTGTTCCGCTGCAGCAGGTTGTTCAAAGCACAGAACTGAAAGCCCCAGCCGCCTCCTCCGCGTCCGAGAGTGCTCCAGTGCTCCCTCTCAGCGACAGCCCACCGCCATCTCGCTGGAAACCAGGACAGAAACCGTGGAAACCATCGTATGTCCGCGTCCAGGAGATCAAAGAGAAGACCAAACCACCCACGGTGCAAACTGGTGTATTTGCAAACTCAGCCTTACAGAAGCAGCTTGCGTCCACAGGGCTGCCTGTGATGCAGAAGGTTCAGGGACCCCTGGGGCAGCACAAGGGCCGGGGCCCCCGGAGCCCCTATCGCCACTCCCGTAGTGCCTCCTCCAGCAGCCGCTCTCGCAGCCGCTCGTACAGCCGCTCTCACAGCAGGGGGCGCTCTAGATCCTCGCTGCACTCTTCCGGTCGCTACGATAGCCGGTCCTCGTCATACAGCCGCTCGGACTCATACGACTCACCCAGACGAGGAAGCTCAAAGAGATTACCCTCGGAGCACCAGGCTAGAAAACGCCCCCACTCCCCGTTAGAGCATCAGACGAGAAAACACCCCCACGGATCCCTAAAGGTCGGCCACAACGACGCCAAGTACATGCTTCCCAGTGCAGGTCAGGAGTATGTGGCGGCACCATACAGAGGTGATGGGGATAGCATCCTTAGAGATTCTGTTTACAATCAGAACGGGTCCAAGGGGCAGAAAGAAGTGATCGCTGCGTCACCCTATGGTAGCGGAATGCTCCAACGTCCAAAGCTTCCACTTGCAGAGGAATCCAAAAGCACGTCTACTTGGGAAGGATCCACCGACGTTCCTGAGACAAAGCAGGTGCCCTCTTTCCACGAAAGGCATCCGTCGGGCGGCTGGGACTCAGACAGTGATTCTGACGAGCCGCTGATCAAGCAGAAGTTTTTGAAACGCGTATCTGACAAAGAGGAAGGCGAGGCTACGTCTGAGTCTGATGGCGTTGGCCACCTCTCACCAGCACAGAAACCCCAAAACATGCACCAAGAAATGCCTCATCTTCTAGCTCCTGCCATGTCAAGAGAACCGATGGGTGAACACCAGACTCAGGACGAGCGTTCCGGAGGAGCAGACAAACACAAGTCCAAGAAAGCCAAGCGGAAACACAAGCACAAGAGGAGAAGCTCTGTGAAGTCTGGAAACCAGCACTCGAAATCCAAAACGAAACGGTCGAAGAAGAAGCACCAAAAGCCGACGAAAGAGACATTCCACTGGCAGCCTCCTCTAGAGTtcggagaggaaggagaggaggacgacACTCTGGTGCAAGGGAAGAATGCCAAGCGGGGCAGACGGGGCGCCATGGCAGAAGCTTTCAAACCACAAGAGAAGCCCAAGGATCCACAAGAGAGAGGCTACTCTTCCTCTCAGGATACGCCCATGTCAGcaaaagatgaggatgactcaatAAAAAGGGGAAAGTCGAGCCACAGCCACAGGAGCCCAGCACAGCACCAGGCCCACCTCACCAGCGACGTCAGGAGCGCCAATGGAGGAGCACAACACCACAAGGGGGCGCCAGAGCATCAGCagcaggaagaagaagatgatgaccACATGGAGATCTGCACCCCTGACCATCAGACCGTTCCGGAAATCATCACCGAGCCCTCGGGGCACATCGTCGTGGAAATGACGCACAAGCTGACCAAAGGcacggagaaggagaaggaccAACCCACGTCAACGGAGGCGCATCAGCAGGGGGGCCCAGCAGACAGCCAAGCACCCAGCAGCATCTTGGAGGACCAAGTGCTTGACCCCAAGTGGAAGCCGCTGAAGggcatcacagcacagcaggccGCCAGTGTCATGTCCACTGTCCTCAG GTCCCACAGGTCCTCGGGCCACCTGGAGGGCAAGGCGTCCGGGCTGAAAATCGAGATAAAGAGCAAGAGCCGAGTACGTCCGGGCTCCCTGTTCGATGAGGTGCGCAAGACGGCGCGTCTGAACCAGCGGCCTCGCAACCAGGACAGTTCCAGCGATGAGCGGTCTAATTCGGAGACCGAGGACCGGCCTGGCAGCCGCAGCAGGTCCGGCGGTTCCAAATCGCGCTCGGCGTCACGCCACCGCTCTCACTCCAGGGGGCGCTCACACTCCTACTCACGCAGCAGGTCCCGGAGCTCCAGCTACTCATCCAG GAGTTACAGTCGCAGTCGCAGCAGGAGAAGATACAGCAGGGGGCGTCCTCGCTCCAGAAGCAGCACATACAGGAGTTaccgcag TCGCTCGTACAGCAGGAGTCACTCCAGAAGCTACTCCCCTCGCAGGAGGGCCAG GTCCCACTCGTACAGCTCCTCCAGTCGCAGTAGAAGTCGCAGCACCAACAGAGGGCGACGCAGAGGAAGgagcag GTCTTACCGATCGTACAGTAGAAGCTCCTCCAGACACAGTCACAGCAGCAGATacagctaa